Genomic window (Mycobacteriales bacterium):
GGGGTAGGTCATGGCCTCCAGTCTGTCAGTTGCCGACGGCCGTACGAAGCGCCGCCCCCAGGGCCGCCGGGTCGCGGCACGGCACCACGACGACGGTCCCGTCGGCCAGTCGCAGCGGGAACGGCGTACGGCCCTTGGGCAGGTCCGATCCCCCGCCGAGGATGCGGGCCCCGGCCGCGGCTCCGCCTGCGTCGTCGGTGAAGAGGAACTTCGAGTCCACTGTGGACAGCGGTAGGGTCTCCCGGCCGACGACGAGATCGGTGTGCGACACCTCGACGCGGCCGGCGCTCCGGCGGGCGTAGGTCGCCAGGCCGACGGCGCCGGCGGCGACAAGCAGCACCAGCGCCCAGCCGAAGGCATGCAGCCCGCCGGGCAACGCCGCATCCACCGCGACGCCGATCACCCACAGGACGAATACGGCGCCGAGCAGACGCCACGAGGCCCCGGACTCGCGGTAGACCGGCGGCCGGTCGCTCATCCCAGCCGGCGGGCGACTTCGACCGCCCTGTAGGTCAGCACGATGTCCGCGCCGGCCCGGCGGATGGCGGTCAGCGTCTCCATGATCGCCCTGTCGCGGTCGACCCAGCCGCGGGCCGCGGCCGCCTCGAGCATGGCGTATTCCCCGGACACCTGGTAGGCCGCGACGGGTACGTCGACGGCGTCGCGCACCCGGGAGAGGACGTCGAGGTAGGCCAGCGCCGGCTTGACCATCACCGCGTCGGCGCCCTCCGCGAGGTCGAGCCTGACCTCGCGCAGCGCCTCGTCGACGGATCGGGCCGGGTCCTGCTGGTAGCCGGCCCGGTCACCGAAGCGCGGCGCGCCCTCGGCCGCCTCCCGGAACGGCCCGTAGAAGGCCGATGCGTATTTCGCCGAATAGGCCATGATCGGCAGGTCCCCGAAACCGGCCGTATCGAGACCGGCCCGGATGGCTCCGACCTGACCGTCCATCATCCCGCTGGGCGCGACCATGTGCGCGCCGGCGCGGGCCTGCGCCACGGCCACCGACGCGTAACGCTCGAGGGTCGCGTCGTTGTCGACCTGACCGTCGTCGCGCAGCGGCCCGCAGTGTCCGTGGTCGGTGTATTCGCACAGGCAGAGGTCGGCGATCAGCACCGTCTCGTCGCCCAGGTCGGCCCGCAGCTTGCGCAGCGCCTGCTGCACGATGCCGTCGTCAGCGTCGGCACCGCTGCCGGCGGCATCCTTCGCCGCCGGGACGCCGAAGAGCAGCAGCCCGCCGACGCCGGCCTCGACCGCCTCGGCCGCGGCCCGGCGCAGTGACTCGACGGTGTGCTGCACCACCCCGGGCATCGACGACACCGGCACCGGCTCGTCGACGCCCTCCTTGACGAAGACCGGCAGCACGAGTTCCGCCGGATCGATCCGGGTCGACGCGACCAGGCGCCGCAGCGCCGGGGACGAGCGCAGCCGGCGCGGCCGCACCGTGGGGAAGCCGGCCATCGGCTACTGCGCGGCGCGGTCGGTCGACTTCGGTCGCGACGTGCGACGCCGCGGCGGCGGGCTGGCCTCGCCGTTCTCCCGCAGGGTCACGGCGTAAGCCGCCAGCGCGTCGACCAGCGCCGGGATCTGCGCCTCGTCCGGCTGCACGTCGACCCGCAGCCCGAACTCCCGCGCCGTATCGGCGGTCTGCGGCCCGATGCACGCCACGACCGTGCGCGCGTGCGGCTTGCCGGCGATACCGACGAGGTTGCGGACCGTCGACGACGAGGTGAAGCACACCGCGTCGAACCCACCGCCCTTGATCGCCTCCCGCGTCTCGGCCGGCGGCGGGGCCGCCCGCACGGTGCGGTAGGCGGTCACGTCGTCGATCTCCCAGCCGCGCTCCCGGAGTCCGGCCGCCAGCGTCTCGGTGGCGATGTCCGCGCGCGGCAGCAACACCCGGTTGATCGGGTCGAGCACCTCGTCGTACGGCGGGAAGTCGGCCAGCAGACCCTCGCTGGACTGGTCGCCGGACGGCACGAGTTCGGGCACGATGCCGTAGGACCGGACCGCGTCGGCGGTGGCCTCTCCGACGCAGGCGATCTTGACCCCGGCGAACGCCCGGGCGTCCAGCCCGAACTCGTCGAACTTCTCCCGCACCGCGCGCACGGCGTTGACCGAGGTGAAGACGATCCACTCGAACCGGCCGGTGACCAGGCCCTTGATCGCCCGCTCCATCTGCGCCGGCGTCCGCGGCGGCTCGACCGCGATGGTCGGCACCTCCGCGGCGATCGCGCCGTGCATCCGCAGCCGCTCACTCATCGCCCCGGCCTGGTCCTTGGTGCGCGGCACCAGCACCTTCCAGCCGTAGAGCGCCCGGCTCTCCCACCAGGAGAGCTTTCCGCGCCGGCTGACGATCGGGCCGATCACGGCGACGACGGACCCGGCGAACTCGCCGGCGTCCCGCTCGATGCCGTCGAGCGTGCTGTCGACGGTGCGCTGGCTGGCCGACGTCCCGTCGACGGTGACGCTCACCTGGGTCTCGGCGCGCCACCCGTGCTCGACCAGACTGGCGGACAGCTTGCCCAGATCGGCGGCGAGGCTGGTCAACACCAGTGGGCCCGGAGCCGCGGCGATGGCCGACCAGTCGACCCGGTCGATCTCGGCACCGCGTACGTCGAGGACGGTGCGGGTGGAGCCCAGCGGCACGCCGGAGTAGGACGGCACCCCGGTGTCCGGCGCGATCCCCGGCACGATCTCGAACGGCACCGTGGTGCGGGCCACGGCCTGGCACTCCTTGACGACCGACTCGGTGGTCAGCGGGTCACCGGCGACCAGGCGCACCACGTCGTGCCCGGTGCGGGCCTCCGTGACCAGCGCCTTGGCGACCTCGGCGGGTTCGCCGATGGCCGGCCGGGTCTCGAGGTCGGGGAACAGCGCGCTGATGTCCGGCACGTCCGGGTCGGTGAGTACCAGGCCGGCTCGGCCGAGCAGTTCGGTGGCGCGCAGGGTCAGCAGGCCCGGGTCGCCGGGTCCGGCCCCGACGAAGGCGATCTGGCCGACGGGCTTGCGTGGGCGGGTCATCGTGAGCTCCCCAACAAATTCGAGACGCCAGCGGCGAGCAGGTCGGCGGCGAGCCGTCGACCCACCTCCTCGGCGTCGGTGATCGTTCCGGTGGTCGACAGTCGTACGACGGCGCTGCCGTCGATCGCGGCCACGATGCCGCGGAGAACAAGGGCGGTGCGCGGGCGCACCGGGTCGGCGGCTTCGGCCGCATCCAGCGTCGCCAGCGCGCCGACCGGAGCGGAACAGCCGGCCTCCAGCGCCGCGAGCAACGCACGCTCGGCGGTGACGGTCGCCCGCGCCTCCGGATGTTCGAGGGCGGCGAGCGCCGAACGCAGCGCCGTATCGTCCGCGCGGCATTCAATGGCGAGGGCGCCCTGCGCGGGTGCCGGCAGCAGCCGATCCGGGTCGAGCACCTCGGTCACGGCATCCATCCGGCCCAGCCGGGCGAGTCCGGCGCGGGCCAGCACGACGGCGTCCAGCGTGCCGTCGGCGACCTTGCCGACCCGGGTGTCGACGTTGCCGCGGACCGGTACGACGTCGAGATCGCGCCGGTAGGCGCGCAGCTGCGCCATCCGCCGCGGTGCACCGGTGCCGATCCGCGCGCCGGCCGGCAGGTCGTCGAGGCGGGCACCGTCGCGGGCCACGAGCACGTCGCGCGGATCCTCGCGAGCCGGCACGGCAGCCAGGACCAAGCCGGGCGCCGGTGCGGTGGGCAGATCCTTGTAGGAGTGCACGGCCAGGTCGATGTCGCCGGCGAGCAGCGCATCACGCAACGCCGAGACGAAGACGCCGGTGCCACCGAGCTCGGCCACGGCCCGGGTGGAGCGGTCGCCGGCGGTGGTGATCTCGACCAGCTCGACCGGCCCACCGGTGGATCCGGACAGGGCGTCGGCGACGAGGCCGGACTGCGCGCGGGCCAGGGCGCTGGCCCGGGTGCCGAGGCGCACCGCCCGGCGGCCGGTCGAGGTCGGGACGTGAGCGGTCATGACCTGGCCTCCGGCGGCTCGCTCGGGTCGACCGCGGTCACCGAATCGACGGCGGCCGGGGCCAGACCGAACAGCTCGCGCAGGGCCTCCGCGTAGACGTCGCCACCGGGAGACTCGGCGAGCTGCTTGACCCGCACCGTGGGCGCGTGCAGCAGGGTGGACACGGTGCGCCGCACGGCGTGGGCGACCTCGGAGCGCGTCCGGGTGTCGAGGCCGGGCAGCTTGGCGTCCAACCGGGCCAGCTCGGCATCGACGACCGCGGTGGCCTGGGCCCGCAGCGCGGCGACCGTCGGGGCGACCTCGACGGCCCGCTGCCAGCCGAGGTAGGCGCCGGCTTCGTGGGTGACGATGTCGGTGGCCGCGATGATGTCGGCGCCACTCGCCGACTGCGACACCGCGTCCCGCAACGCGTCGAGGTCGACGTAGGTGACCCCGGGCAGCTCGGCGGCCGCCGGATCGACGTCGCGGGGCAGTCCGATGTCGAGGATCACCAGCGGCCGGCCGGCCCGGCCGGCGACGGCCCGCTCCAGCAGGTCCACCGGGACGACGAGGGACGTCGATCCGGTCGAGCTGATGAGCAGATCGGCGTCGGCGAGCACCCGCTCGAGGTCGTCGAGACCGACCGCGCGGGCGGACAGCGTCGCAGCCAGCCGGGCCGCGTTGGCGGCGGTCCGGTTGGCGATCACCAGGTCGCCGACACCGCGGCGACGCAGGGTGGCGCCCGACAGCGCGCCCATCGAGCCCGCACCGACCACCACGGCGGACCGGCCCGCGACGGTGCCGAGCGTGTCGTCCGCCGCGTCCAGGGCGAGCGAGACCACGGAGGCGCCGGCCTTGTCGATGCCGGTCTCGGCGTGCGCCCGCTTGCCGGCGGACAGCGCCCGCTGCGCCAGTTCGTGGATCAGTCGCCCGACGGTCTGCTCCGAGACGGCGACGGCGTAGGCCGTCCGCAACTGCCCGAGGATCTGCGACTCGCCGACGACCATCGAGTCGAGGCCGGCGGCCACCCGGAAGAGATGGTGGACGGCGGCGTCCTCGTAGTGGACGTAGAGGTGGTCGCCCAACGCCGACACGTCGGTGCCGGCGTGTCGGGCGAGAACGGCCGTCACGTCGAAGAGTCCGCCGTGGAACTTGTCGACGTCGACGTAGACCTCGACCCGGTTGCAGGTCGACAGCACCAGCGCCTCGCCCACGTGCTCGGAGCGGGTCAGCTCGTGCAGCGTCTTCGGTACGTCGACCGGGGCGACGCTGAACGCCTCGAGCAGCGACACGGGCGCGGTGCGGTGCGAGAGGCCGACGGCGAGCAGGCTCATCCGACCTCACCCCAATCGGAGTCGCCGGGACCCGCGGACTTGCGCTCCTCGTGGAAGGAGAGGATCTGCAGCTCGACCGCGAGGTCGACCTTGCGGACGTCGACGCCGGCCGGCACGGAGAGCACGACCGGCGCGAAGTTGAGGATGCTCGTGACGCCGGCGGCGACCAGTTGGTCGCAGACCGCCTGCCCGGCTTCGGCGGGCGTAGCGATCACCCCGATCGACACCCGCTCGGACCGCACGATGGCGTCGAGTTCGTCGATGTGGCGGACGATGAGACCGGAGATCCGCTCGCCGACCCGGTTCGGGTCGGCATCGAGCAGCGCGGCGACGTGGAACCCGCGACTGGCAAACCCGCCGTACCCGGCGAGTGCGTGACCGAGGTTGCCGACCCCGATCAGGGCGACCGACCGGTGCCGGGTGAGCCCGAGCGCCCGGGAGATCTGCTCGACGAGGATGCCGACCTCGTAGCCCACGCCTCGCGTCCCGTAGGAGCCGAGGTGCGACAGGTCCTTGCGCAGCTTCGCCGAGTTGACTCCGGCGGCGGCCGCAAGGGCATCGGAGGACACCGTCGTCGTGCCCTTCTCGGCGAAGGCCGAGAGGGCCCGCAGGTATATAGCCAGCCGGCCGACCGTGGCCTCGGGAACGGTCCGGACCCGGTCGCTGGGGACGGAGAACGGCGTGGCCCCCGGGGCGGTGTCGGCCGGGCCGGACTTGCCGGTGACGTTGGCCGCGGCCCGGGCGGCCTTGGCCGCAACCCTCGCGGCTCGAGCGGCGACCCCTCGTCCGCCGGCGACGCCATCGGCGTCCCGGGGCACACGGGGGTCTTGTCGCTCACTCACGGCTGCTCCTGCCCGCCAGCGCATCCGACACCCCGAACGGCGGGTTGGCGTTGCGCTGTGGTATCGAGGATGTCCGATAGACACGTTACTTGCTTGTGAACGCCTGCACAAAGTCGCGAACGTAGCCGCTCACCACTAAGATCAGTGCGCCGCCCAGGCGTCCGGATCGGCCGTGAGGGACGTCACCTCGGTGGGCAGGTGCCCCGCAGCGATGTCCGCGACGGTCACCGACTCGAGCACGTCGCGCAGGCTGGCCCGTACGGCGATCCACACGTCCTGCAGGGCCTTGGCGGGTCCGTTGTAGGCCCGGTGCTCGGGCCGCTCACCCCGAACCTCCGCCAGCGGGCCGTCGATGGCCCGGATGACGTCGGCCACGGTGATCTCCTCGGGCTTCCTCGCCAGCCGGTAGCCGCCGACGGCGCCGCGCTGGCTGTCGACGAAGCGGGACCGCCGGAGGTCGCGCAGGATGCCCTCGAGGAACCGGACCGGGATCGCCTGCGCCTCGGCGAGGGCGTCAGCCGTGACGACCGGGTCCTTGGCCACGGCGAGCTCCACGAGAGCCCGGACCGCGTAGTCCACCTTCGCCGAAATATGCACGGACCCCATTCTGCCGTCCCGGAGGTGCCCCCGTCGCCCCTCGCCCCCGTGTCGCACCTTCCTGCGCCCGGTTGGTCGTGGTCCAGGCAGACTGCCCTCCATGGCACGCACCGTGGGGGTCGAGGAGGAGTACCTGCTCATGCGGGGGGCCTCGCCGGAGTTGGCTCCGACCGGGGACGCGGTGGTCGAGTCTGCGTCGGACACCTCCGACGGCCAGTTCGAGCACGAGCTCCGGCGCGAGCAGGTCGAGCTCGGCACCGATCCGCACGAGTCACTGGCCGACCTCGAGGCCGACCTCAGGCACCGGCGGGCCGAGCTGGCTCAGGCCGGCGAGCGGCGCGGCACCCGGCTGGCCGCGCTGGCGATCAGTCCGCTCGATGACTGGGCGCCGGCACCGACGCCCGAGGAACGGTACGAGCGGATGTCGGAGCAATTCGGCATCATCGCGCGTACCGAGCTGAGCTGCGGGATGCACGTGCACGTCTCCGTCGACTCCCCGGACGAAGGCGTCGCCGTGGTCGATCGCCTCCAGCCCTGGCTGGCGGTGCTCGCGGCACTCAGCGCGAATTCGCCGTACCTGCACGGTGAGGACACCGGATACGCGAGCTACCGCCGGATCCTGTGGGGCCAGTGGCCGACGGCCGGACCGACCGAGCCGTTCGGCGACGTGGCCGGCTACGAGCGCGCACGGGCGGCCATGGTCGTCAGCGGCGCGGCGATCGACGACGGAATGATCTACTTCGACGCCCGGCTGTCGACCCGCTATCCCACCGTCGAGGTCCGGGTCGCCGACGTCTGCCCGGATGCGGCGGACGCCGTCACGATCGCGGCGCTCACCCGCGGGCTGGTATCGACGGTGGCGGCGGATTGGGCGAACGGTCGCGACGCGGTCGGGGTGCGCCACGAACTGCTCCGCGCCGCCTCGTGGCGCGCCGCGCGATACGGGATCGACGGTGACCTTCTCGACGTCGTCAGCACCCGGCTGGTTCCCGCATTTGACCTGATCGCCGACCTGGTCGACCTGCTCACCCCTGCTCTCGAGGACACCGGCGACGCCGAACGGGTGCGGCGCGGCCTCGACCTGATCCGCCGCCGGGGCACCGGCGCGCGGTTGCAGCGCGACCTCGTGGCCGCCGGCGGATCGTTCGACGATGTGGTCGACGCCGTCGTCGCGCGGACCCGCAACTAGCCGGCGCCGGGCCGGTCAGGTGACCGGGACGATGCGGGCGCCCGTCAGCTTCCCGTCCGTGATGGTGATCAGCCCCAGAGTGCCGTGCGGCTGGCGCCGGCGATCGGTCGGCGAGCCGGGGTTGAAGATCCGCAACCCGTCGGCGGTTTCGTTGAGTGGGATGTGCGAATGACCGAAGATCACGAGGTCGGCCGCCGGGAAGCGGCGTCGCATCCGCGCGATGCGGCCCTTGGCCGGGCCGCTGTCGTGGAGCATCGCCACCCGAAGCCCGTCGACGTGGAACTCGAGGCTCTCGGGCGCTCCCCACGCAGCCACGTCGGACCCGTCGTTGTTGCCCCGCACCACCCGCACCGGTGCGTAGCCGGCGAGTTCGTCGAGTACGGCGGGCGTACACACGTCGCCGGCATGCAGGATCACGTCAGCCGTGCGCAGCTGCGTTGCCACTGCAGCCGGACAGGACTTCCATCGCCGTGGCGCGTGGGTGTCCGCGAGGACGGCGATCCGTACGGCGCTCACGCCGACAGGAGCGTAGCGCCGATGTCAGCGAGATCGCGCTCACCATGGTGCTGCCGCAGGTAGAGCTGGAGGTCGGCGACCCGGCGCGCGTGCTCCTCGTCGAAGGCGAGCGGCGCCGGACCGAGGGCATGTCCGGCCGTACCGAGAGTCCGCTCGGCGGCATCGGCGACGACGGCCCGGATGCGGGCAGCCAGCAGCGCTCCCGCGCCGCTTTCGGCCGAGCCACCGTCGATCTGCACTGCGCCGTCGCGGAGTGACGCACCGGCGCCGTACTGCGCGACATCGACCGCGCCGAGCTGCATCCGGGAAACGTCC
Coding sequences:
- a CDS encoding DUF3093 family protein, giving the protein MSDRPPVYRESGASWRLLGAVFVLWVIGVAVDAALPGGLHAFGWALVLLVAAGAVGLATYARRSAGRVEVSHTDLVVGRETLPLSTVDSKFLFTDDAGGAAAGARILGGGSDLPKGRTPFPLRLADGTVVVVPCRDPAALGAALRTAVGN
- the hemB gene encoding porphobilinogen synthase gives rise to the protein MAGFPTVRPRRLRSSPALRRLVASTRIDPAELVLPVFVKEGVDEPVPVSSMPGVVQHTVESLRRAAAEAVEAGVGGLLLFGVPAAKDAAGSGADADDGIVQQALRKLRADLGDETVLIADLCLCEYTDHGHCGPLRDDGQVDNDATLERYASVAVAQARAGAHMVAPSGMMDGQVGAIRAGLDTAGFGDLPIMAYSAKYASAFYGPFREAAEGAPRFGDRAGYQQDPARSVDEALREVRLDLAEGADAVMVKPALAYLDVLSRVRDAVDVPVAAYQVSGEYAMLEAAAARGWVDRDRAIMETLTAIRRAGADIVLTYRAVEVARRLG
- a CDS encoding bifunctional uroporphyrinogen-III C-methyltransferase/uroporphyrinogen-III synthase — translated: MTRPRKPVGQIAFVGAGPGDPGLLTLRATELLGRAGLVLTDPDVPDISALFPDLETRPAIGEPAEVAKALVTEARTGHDVVRLVAGDPLTTESVVKECQAVARTTVPFEIVPGIAPDTGVPSYSGVPLGSTRTVLDVRGAEIDRVDWSAIAAAPGPLVLTSLAADLGKLSASLVEHGWRAETQVSVTVDGTSASQRTVDSTLDGIERDAGEFAGSVVAVIGPIVSRRGKLSWWESRALYGWKVLVPRTKDQAGAMSERLRMHGAIAAEVPTIAVEPPRTPAQMERAIKGLVTGRFEWIVFTSVNAVRAVREKFDEFGLDARAFAGVKIACVGEATADAVRSYGIVPELVPSGDQSSEGLLADFPPYDEVLDPINRVLLPRADIATETLAAGLRERGWEIDDVTAYRTVRAAPPPAETREAIKGGGFDAVCFTSSSTVRNLVGIAGKPHARTVVACIGPQTADTAREFGLRVDVQPDEAQIPALVDALAAYAVTLRENGEASPPPRRRTSRPKSTDRAAQ
- the hemC gene encoding hydroxymethylbilane synthase is translated as MTAHVPTSTGRRAVRLGTRASALARAQSGLVADALSGSTGGPVELVEITTAGDRSTRAVAELGGTGVFVSALRDALLAGDIDLAVHSYKDLPTAPAPGLVLAAVPAREDPRDVLVARDGARLDDLPAGARIGTGAPRRMAQLRAYRRDLDVVPVRGNVDTRVGKVADGTLDAVVLARAGLARLGRMDAVTEVLDPDRLLPAPAQGALAIECRADDTALRSALAALEHPEARATVTAERALLAALEAGCSAPVGALATLDAAEAADPVRPRTALVLRGIVAAIDGSAVVRLSTTGTITDAEEVGRRLAADLLAAGVSNLLGSSR
- a CDS encoding glutamyl-tRNA reductase, which translates into the protein MSLLAVGLSHRTAPVSLLEAFSVAPVDVPKTLHELTRSEHVGEALVLSTCNRVEVYVDVDKFHGGLFDVTAVLARHAGTDVSALGDHLYVHYEDAAVHHLFRVAAGLDSMVVGESQILGQLRTAYAVAVSEQTVGRLIHELAQRALSAGKRAHAETGIDKAGASVVSLALDAADDTLGTVAGRSAVVVGAGSMGALSGATLRRRGVGDLVIANRTAANAARLAATLSARAVGLDDLERVLADADLLISSTGSTSLVVPVDLLERAVAGRAGRPLVILDIGLPRDVDPAAAELPGVTYVDLDALRDAVSQSASGADIIAATDIVTHEAGAYLGWQRAVEVAPTVAALRAQATAVVDAELARLDAKLPGLDTRTRSEVAHAVRRTVSTLLHAPTVRVKQLAESPGGDVYAEALRELFGLAPAAVDSVTAVDPSEPPEARS
- a CDS encoding redox-sensing transcriptional repressor Rex — its product is MSERQDPRVPRDADGVAGGRGVAARAARVAAKAARAAANVTGKSGPADTAPGATPFSVPSDRVRTVPEATVGRLAIYLRALSAFAEKGTTTVSSDALAAAAGVNSAKLRKDLSHLGSYGTRGVGYEVGILVEQISRALGLTRHRSVALIGVGNLGHALAGYGGFASRGFHVAALLDADPNRVGERISGLIVRHIDELDAIVRSERVSIGVIATPAEAGQAVCDQLVAAGVTSILNFAPVVLSVPAGVDVRKVDLAVELQILSFHEERKSAGPGDSDWGEVG
- a CDS encoding Rrf2 family transcriptional regulator, whose protein sequence is MHISAKVDYAVRALVELAVAKDPVVTADALAEAQAIPVRFLEGILRDLRRSRFVDSQRGAVGGYRLARKPEEITVADVIRAIDGPLAEVRGERPEHRAYNGPAKALQDVWIAVRASLRDVLESVTVADIAAGHLPTEVTSLTADPDAWAAH
- a CDS encoding glutamate--cysteine ligase, which produces MARTVGVEEEYLLMRGASPELAPTGDAVVESASDTSDGQFEHELRREQVELGTDPHESLADLEADLRHRRAELAQAGERRGTRLAALAISPLDDWAPAPTPEERYERMSEQFGIIARTELSCGMHVHVSVDSPDEGVAVVDRLQPWLAVLAALSANSPYLHGEDTGYASYRRILWGQWPTAGPTEPFGDVAGYERARAAMVVSGAAIDDGMIYFDARLSTRYPTVEVRVADVCPDAADAVTIAALTRGLVSTVAADWANGRDAVGVRHELLRAASWRAARYGIDGDLLDVVSTRLVPAFDLIADLVDLLTPALEDTGDAERVRRGLDLIRRRGTGARLQRDLVAAGGSFDDVVDAVVARTRN
- a CDS encoding metallophosphoesterase family protein, yielding MSAVRIAVLADTHAPRRWKSCPAAVATQLRTADVILHAGDVCTPAVLDELAGYAPVRVVRGNNDGSDVAAWGAPESLEFHVDGLRVAMLHDSGPAKGRIARMRRRFPAADLVIFGHSHIPLNETADGLRIFNPGSPTDRRRQPHGTLGLITITDGKLTGARIVPVT